The DNA region ATAAAAAGAACGCTCAAAAAGTTTCGTGTTAATCAAAAAGGGAAATAAACAAGTACCTacgtattaaaaaatctttttgagCACCATAAATTGCAACTGCGAATCTAATAGAGAGAGTTAGAAGTTCTGCGACCGTTTACGTTTCGTATCCATCGCGTCGAGGATCGGTTGCTTCTTTAGCTGATATCGTTTCCTCAGCTCGTCGATTTCCCTTTCCATGTCCATGTCCAGGGTTGTCATCCTTTGCTGTAACTCCTCCAAACTCAAATAATTCAACTGTAAAACACCGGAGGTTACACCTTAACTGGGGTAACAAGTAAAAACAATGCTTACAAATTCGAATTCGCTGTCTGAGAAGACGGTCCTGGGGGCTTTGTGTTCTTGAGCTGGTTGCTGAGGCGGCGCCGGACTGACTTGCACCTGTATGTGACTTTGGTACCGATGTTTGTCGTCGTTGTTGGCGTCTACAACATCAGGTGGACTAGAAACACCATTGCCctaaagaaaaacaataaacacacATGCACAACTCGATTAACGAACAAATTACTTTGACTTCCGCCTCCTTTTTGTCGAAGTGATCTAGGAACATTGGTCGGTACTTCTTCCCGCCGTTGGAAGAGTCCGTGTCGTGCCTCTTCATAGTCTGATCGTCGATATCACTGTTTATCACCATCGTACCCATTTCCGATTCCAATTCGATGAGTGTGCCGCTGGGCGATGCGATTAACGTGCCGTCCTTGCCAGGAACTAACGTACCTTCGTCGGTACAATTGACCATCGTTTGCAGACCTAACGCGACGTCGTCGTCGGATTCCTCCACGATGTTCTGTTTTAGACCAGGTAGATTCGTAGCCGATACGTTTCGGAAGTTCTGACTCTCCCGTATTTCGTGAGCATCTTGTATCATTGTACTCAGGATACTCGGAACTTTGGcattaactaataatataagaacaaaaaattagcAGATCcgtttatgtaatattttcatttcctaaaagtacaaattaattaatttaccaatAATGACTTCATTGCGAAGTGATAGTGGTTTCCGATGAGgtgttctataaaattaatgttagagAGGCATCCTGACTTATTCATAACactataaatgaataaatttatcagtaatgattttatttgataaataaggTATTTCCGACGAGATTGTTGAATTGGATAAATGTTAAGAGACTCAtttcgttatttttttatttagaattttcatttcataaaactaccaaataattaaattataaaataatattttattgggtaAATATGAGTAATTTACGATAGTTACCAATTGTATTAAGGTGAAAGAGTTTATTGGGTAAATAAGGACTCCTTACAATGACATTATTCAACAGCATTGATGTCTTCtgacttattttataattttgtgaataaaaatttcatttcaaaaaagtataaatgaattaaattataataaaaatatttgattaggtAAATATGGGTAATTTACGATAAGGTAACCAATTGTATGAATGTCATTCCgacttattttatagttttataaattaattttttttcttacaaaaGTTCAAATAAAGTATTGATGATTTTATTGGGTAAATAAGGTCTCTTTGCAATGAGGTAATTCAACTTTGTCTAATATCGGTACTTCCGAGGATGATTTCAAAACCAACTCACCTATAAATTCATGGTTTAACAATTCTGAGGCAGTGGCACGTTCATCGGGGTTTTTGACAAGACAAACACTAACAAAGTCTATAAACTCAGGCGACCATTTGTCCGGTTCTCGGAACGAAGGGGGCGGCTTCGTCGGGATCATGAATATTGCTCGCATAGGGTGGATGTCGCCGTACGGGGGTTTGCCCTCGGCCATTTCCAGGGCGGTGATGCCCAAACTCCATATGTCGGCCACGCAGTCGTAGCCGATTTCTTGGATCACTTCGGGCGCCATCCAGAACGGCGTCCCTGGAGCACACAAGATTACAc from Aethina tumida isolate Nest 87 chromosome 1, icAetTumi1.1, whole genome shotgun sequence includes:
- the LOC109609445 gene encoding serine/threonine-protein kinase 3: MTTKSELKKLSEESLTRQPEEVFDTICKLGEGSYGSVYKALHKESGQVLAIKQVPVDTDLQEIIKEISIMQQCDSPYVVKYYGSYFKNTDLWIVMEYCGAGSVSDIMRLRKKALTEDEIATILSDTLKGLEYLHLRRKIHRDIKAGNILLNSEGHAKLADFGVAGQLTDTMAKRNTVIGTPFWMAPEVIQEIGYDCVADIWSLGITALEMAEGKPPYGDIHPMRAIFMIPTKPPPSFREPDKWSPEFIDFVSVCLVKNPDERATASELLNHEFIVNAKVPSILSTMIQDAHEIRESQNFRNVSATNLPGLKQNIVEESDDDVALGLQTMVNCTDEGTLVPGKDGTLIASPSGTLIELESEMGTMVINSDIDDQTMKRHDTDSSNGGKKYRPMFLDHFDKKEAEVKGNGVSSPPDVVDANNDDKHRYQSHIQVQVSPAPPQQPAQEHKAPRTVFSDSEFEFLNYLSLEELQQRMTTLDMDMEREIDELRKRYQLKKQPILDAMDTKRKRSQNF